The following nucleotide sequence is from Candidatus Peregrinibacteria bacterium.
CAATCTCAGAAACAAGCAATGAACGCTGTTCCTCTGTGAGAAGAGGAGAATTTTTGACCGCCTGCATGAGAATATCAAGTTCTTCTGGCATAAACGTGTTATGAAATAGTCAATTTTTCAATATGTCTGACATCCAACTTATTTCCTTTACAAACTAAACTTCCATTCTTAAAATCGAGCTTAATAGATTTTTTTTGACCAGATACGTTTATGGAAAAAATAGCGTTGTCTTTATTGAAAGATTGAAGTTCCAGAGAAAAGCTTGTATCAGTTTCCGAACTTCCTATTGCTTCTAAAAATTTCTTCTTATCTTTCTTGCCTGTACTTGAATTTATTGTAAAATCGACATTTATTCTTTTAGTCGATATTGCTGAAGTTGTAATTTTATCAAAAAACTTATCTCTAAACCTCCTTGCGGCTTCTTTATTTTGTAATGCTTCTTCTCCTTTTTTCCCCATCCCTACAGGTTCTGGATTTCCTTTGAGAATGCTAAGAGGGAATGTTTTGCCATCATATTCAAAAATTCCATCTCTAGTGTTGATTGTCACCTTCTTTTCCGGAATCCCCAAAGTTTTAAATACAATTTGATTATTTTTTTGATCTAGGAAGGTTACTTCCATTCTTTGAAAATCAGAGATGTTCGCTCCAGTGTCACTCTTGAATTTAGTACGAAGATTCTCACCAAATTCAAAGAAAAATTCTTTTCCAACTTGCAAAGAACCAGGTGTTGTTTTTAGAGAGGCATCAAGCTCACTTTGTAGATGGGCTGCAATCTCTGTCGAACGTTTTGTATAATCATTTCCTTTGTTTTTCGCATTCATATTTGTTTCCACTTCTTTTGCTCGAAATCCAACCTTTCCTCTTTCGATTCCTAGCTTCTCTCTAAGCCATCGAACGCCAAAACTGCCCACAAGAGTATTTTTAAGAATTTCTTCCACTTCTTCTGGCTGAGGAAGATCTGGCTTACCTGTTAGGTATGTTTTAAATTCATTAGAAAGGGATTTGTGGTCTATAACGTGCTTGAGGTATTTCTGAGCTGTTTCTGGTGGCAATTTATAATTATCTGTCAACAAACTAAACGCAACATTGTATTTTCCGGTTGATGCTCTGTTTTCAAATATACTTTTCTCCCTTCTTACACGATTTTTTAAAATATGGATTGCGCCTTCAAGCGCCTGTGCTTGACGTTTATAGAGATATGGTCCTGTGCTTTTCCTTTTTTTATCTGCATTTAAACCAATAATGTCCTTTTTGTCCCATACTGCTTTTCCATGAGCAACAAGTGCATACCATGGTCTTTGTCCCAACATGTTCAGTTTTTCTGCTTCTCCCATTTTATTAATATCCTCCTGTTTAAGAGGCTTTCCTCTCTGTGGAGGGTCCTTCGGATCTTTCGGCTTATAATCCCATGAATACTCTTTTTTTCTTCCATCGTTTGTAGCACTTGTACTTGAGCTCCGTTCCTTCCTGGTAACGTCATACCTGTTTTCTAGAATTTTCAATATTTTTGCTCTTTGTTCTTCAAGAACAGAAAGTGCTGTTTCATGAATTTCCCATGAATCTGCAGTTTTCTCAAATGCCCTCCTTGCAATATTTTCACGAACAAGCCGCGTTAACCCTTCAATCTGATGTCTTTTTTTCCTTAATGTAATCGCTACGTCCTCTGTAACACCTTTCACAATTCGTCCAGGAAGTGTTGCAGGAAGATGTCCCTCCAAAAAATGAGAGCCAATCCCCCTTCCTAAAGCCTTTTCTGATTCTTCTTTAACTGTTTTGAGAGCTCTTATGCCAATAGCGTGAAGTTGAGTTCCCTTATCGAATTGAGCAATTGATTCTTTTTCTTCCTTATCGTTCTTTTCAAGATACTCTTTTTGATTTTCATTTGGACTTGGTGCTGCAAAAAACACACGTCTGTTTTCATGGCAAAAAACATGTTCTTGAAGCCGAAAAAAGTGGAAATGATATTGTTCTCGCATTTAATATTTGTATTTATCTCAAAAAACTCAAAATCATCTGACCATTCTACCAAAAAACATGAAAAATTGCAATATCATGGCGTTTCTGAGAGAATTTTTTGGCTTTTTCCCCAAATCATGAAAACGAAGGCCAAAAAACTTCCGAAATCTCAAGTTCTCCTCACGATTGAGCTCGAAGAAGCAGAATGGAAAAAATATCGAGATCAAGCCACTCGTAAGCTTTCTCATGAAGTAAAAATAGATGGATTTCGTGCTGGACACGTTCCCGAAAATATCCTTCTCGAAAAATTTGGAGAAGGACCGATTATTGCAGAAACGATTGATCTTGCCGTTCCACAAGCATATATGGACGCTATTCGAGAAGAAAAAGTTCAACCCATTGCTCGTCCGGATGTAAAAATTACTTCAGAAAAGCCATTTGTATTTGAAGCAATAGTTGCTGTTTACCCGGAAATTACAATCAAACCCATCACGAAATTAAAAGTGGAAAAAGAGAAAATCGAAGTGACAGAGAAGGAGATTGATGAGATGGTGAAATATTTTCAGGAACAAATTGCAGAACGAAAAGAAGTTGATCGTGCGGCAAAAAAAGGAGATATCGTCATTACTGATTTTGCCGGATTTGACATAGATGGCGTCAAACTTGATGGAACGGAAAGCAAACAGCATCCGATTGAAATCGGCTCAGGAACGATGATTCCCGGATTTGAAGATGAAATTCTTGGTCTCAAAAAAGGCGATTCAAAAACGTTTGAGATCACATTTCCCAAAAAATATCATTCGGAAAAATTCGCGGGAAAAAAGGTGAAATTTGAAGTTCATATTCATCACGTCCAGGAAAAAATTCTTCCGGAAATGAGTGAAGCTTTTGTCAAAAACATTACGGGACAGGAAAAGCCAGTGGAAGAATTTCGAAAGGAAATTGAAGAAAGCCTGAAAGAACGCAAAAAAACGGAAGAACAGAAAAAACACGAAGAAGCGCTCCTCGAGGCAGTGGTAGATGTTACGAACGTTGATCTTCCAGAAATTCTCATCCATGAAGAAGTTGATTACCTTCTTGATAACGTGAAATTCCAAGTTCTCCAGCGCGGAATGACGTGGGAAGCACATCTCATGCATCTTAAAAAATCTGAGGACGAAATTCGAAAAGAGCTTCATTCCCAAGCGGAGAAACAAGTGAAGGCTCGTATGGGAATTCAGGAATTCTTAGAACGTGATGGAGTGAAAATTGATGAAAAAGAAATTGAAGAAGAAGTCATGAAAGTTTTTTCTCGAATGAGCGAATCGGACAGAGCGCAAAAAGCAGAACATTTTCAAAAAGGAGCGAGAGGATGGAAAGAGGCGGAAAATAAACTGAGAATTACAAAGTGGGTGGATGGAAAGTTGGCGGAGCTCATCAAGTGAAAAATGCGGAAATACGTTACAACAATGATATAGACGGAAAGATTTTTAATTTTGAAATTTTAAATTTCTAAATAATTTCTAAATTATAATGTTTAAACAACAAACATGAATTCAGATATAGAATTTTAAGATTAAAAATTAGAAATTAAGATTTATTTAGAGATTTTAAAATTATAAAATTAAAAATTACTTCCCCAAATTCTTAATATTCTCCTACCAATACCGAAGAGTTAATATTTTCTTTCTCCATGGACCTGTGCTACTCTAGCGCAAGATTTTTTCCAAAATCAGATGAATAAGCCATTCTCGTACGGAGTACTCCTTTTCCCCCTTCTCCTTCTTTCAGCATGCGGCGGTATTGATCTCCCGTCAGAAGAGAAAAAAGGTGATACAACTCTCATTTCAGAAGCTCCATCTGGAACTTCTCCTGAAACAGAAAATAAGGCTGAAGGAGACAAAACAACTTCTCTGAAGGCGAATGAAGACGGGGCAACAGGCATTCTCCAATGTTTGACAGAGAAGGAGCGTATTTCAGAAGCACTCGATATTAATACCAAAGAACTTGAAAAATGTCTTGAGGACAAAAAAGGTGTTTCGAGACGAATTGAAGCGCTTACTTCTCGTGAAACCGAAACAGAAAAATTTCAAAAATTTGTAAAATATTATTTGGAAAATACAAAGCCATCAGAATATCCATTTCCAAAATGCGGACAGCCTCAACTTTTTAAAGGAGAATCATGGTACGTAGATTTTGAAGCTGCCCTTCATAATGCGGCAATTCCATTTGGACGTGAAACTATTTCTGTCGAGAACCTTACCGGTGGATGTTATTCTTCGGACGGGAAGATGGCATTTTTTCTCGGAGCACAGGATGGGCAGGGCACTTATGACTTTCATCTTCTCAAATATAATCTTGAAGGAAAAACTCTCGAAGAAGCATTCCTCGTAGATGGAAAATGTGATATATGTCCCACAAAACTCGGGAA
It contains:
- the tig gene encoding trigger factor, whose product is MKTKAKKLPKSQVLLTIELEEAEWKKYRDQATRKLSHEVKIDGFRAGHVPENILLEKFGEGPIIAETIDLAVPQAYMDAIREEKVQPIARPDVKITSEKPFVFEAIVAVYPEITIKPITKLKVEKEKIEVTEKEIDEMVKYFQEQIAERKEVDRAAKKGDIVITDFAGFDIDGVKLDGTESKQHPIEIGSGTMIPGFEDEILGLKKGDSKTFEITFPKKYHSEKFAGKKVKFEVHIHHVQEKILPEMSEAFVKNITGQEKPVEEFRKEIEESLKERKKTEEQKKHEEALLEAVVDVTNVDLPEILIHEEVDYLLDNVKFQVLQRGMTWEAHLMHLKKSEDEIRKELHSQAEKQVKARMGIQEFLERDGVKIDEKEIEEEVMKVFSRMSESDRAQKAEHFQKGARGWKEAENKLRITKWVDGKLAELIK